The Pirellulales bacterium region GACTTCCTGGCCCGTCTCCGCGACATTGTGCAGTTCGCTAGCGTGGAGGCGTTAAAAACCCAGCTGGCGCAAGATGTGACCGCAGCCGAAAAGTCATTCCAGCAAATCGAAAATGAGCAGCCCCGGGCGTGATTCGCCGCACCCTTATCGAGTATCCTGCATGAGCATCAACTGGCCGCGGTTTGTAGAAGTCATTAAAGCACACGAGCGGTTTCTGCTGGTCAGCCATATTCGTCCCGATTGCGATGCCCTGGGGAGCGAATTGGGCATGGCTAGCATTCTCGATGCGCTGGGCAAACGCGTGCGGATTGTCAACGGGCAGGCCACCCCGCCGAATTACCGCTTCATCGATCCCCACCGGAGAATTCAAACCATCCACGTGGAGGTGCAGCCCGCCGATTTGAACGATGTGCAAGTTTTGATGATTTTGGATACCAGCGCCTGGGCGCAATTGGGGCCGATGTCCGACGTGGTGCGCGCGACCCCGGCCAAAAAAATCGTGCTCGATCATCACGTGAGCGCCGACGATTTGGGCGCCGAATTATTCAAAAACACCGAAGCGGAAGCCACCGGCCGGTTGGTGTTGGAAGCGGCCCAACATTTGGGCGTGCGGCTGACGCCGGAAATTGCCACGCCCCTGTTTGCCGCGATTGCCACCGATACCGGTTGGTTTCGTTTTGCTTCGACCCGCGGCGATACTTTCCGCGCCGGCGGAGCACTGATCGATGCCGGCGCCAAACCCACTGCCATTTTCAATGCGCTGTACGAGCAGGAAACATTGGCGCGGCTAAATTTAACAGGCCGTATTTTGACCGGCGCCAAAAGCGAACTCGACGGCCGCTTCATTTACACAGCGGTGCGGCAGGACGATTTCAAAGCCACGGGCGCCATTCCGTCCGATACCGAAGATATTATCAACATGACATTGAACGTGGCCGGCACGCAAATGGCCGTCATCCTTGTCGAGCAGCCCAGCGGCGATGCGAAAGTTAGCTTTCGGAGCCGATGCGCGGTCGATTGCAGCAAATTGGCGGAGCAATTCGGCGGCGGCGGACACAAAGCGGCGGCCGGGGCATTTGTGAAAGGACCTTTCGAGCAAGCCCAAGCGAAGGTGTTGGATGCCGTTCGCGCCGTGTTGAAGTAACCGCGCGCAGCACAGCTCCCGCAGCATTTTGCTAGCACGATCTCCAGTCTCTCGCAGCTTATCCCGGCGGCAAAGCAATGCTCTCTCGTCGGAAAAGTCTTCCGAACCGCTACAGTTTGCCATCGCATGTGTCGATTGGCTACTGGGCGAAGCTATTTCCCCGCGCAGCAGCCATGCGCGCTTCGCTCCGGTTTCAAACTAACATCGATTATGTGGTGTCAGCATTGCCAACAAGATGTGCCTGCCATTGCCACTGGCGATGCCGCCCGGTGTGCGCAATGCGGTCAGTTTCTCAAGCGCACCTGCCAGTCGATGCCCGAGGAATCTGACTTGGCGGAAGTAACGGTTTGGGAAGCGGGCCTGGCCGATGACCCCTCCAACGAAATCGTGATGGCCACTCCGGCAACCGCCCAATCCGCTGGCGTCCGGCGGCCCGCCTTCGAGGACGATTGGGAATTGACCGAGCAAATTCGCAGCCTGCAACACCGTTTGAATTTGCCTGTCGTACCCAGCGGCACGAAACAGCAATTAACTGCACAATCCGATGGTTTGGCGACGCAGACGGCCACACCGGCGCGTCACTATACGCCCATCGCAGCCGGCC contains the following coding sequences:
- a CDS encoding bifunctional oligoribonuclease/PAP phosphatase NrnA, yielding MSINWPRFVEVIKAHERFLLVSHIRPDCDALGSELGMASILDALGKRVRIVNGQATPPNYRFIDPHRRIQTIHVEVQPADLNDVQVLMILDTSAWAQLGPMSDVVRATPAKKIVLDHHVSADDLGAELFKNTEAEATGRLVLEAAQHLGVRLTPEIATPLFAAIATDTGWFRFASTRGDTFRAGGALIDAGAKPTAIFNALYEQETLARLNLTGRILTGAKSELDGRFIYTAVRQDDFKATGAIPSDTEDIINMTLNVAGTQMAVILVEQPSGDAKVSFRSRCAVDCSKLAEQFGGGGHKAAAGAFVKGPFEQAQAKVLDAVRAVLK